TCCCGATCGGCATCGACGCGGGCATCTGCGTGCTGCTCGCGCTCGACCTGCTCCTGACCTGGATCCGGATCCCGTTCCCGCTGCTGCGCCAGACGGCGTGGCTGCTGACGGCGGCGACGATCGCGTTCAACGGCGCGGCGGCCTGGCCGGATCCGCTGGGTGTGGGCATGCACGCGGTGATTCCGGTGCTGTTCGTGGTGTCGGTCGAGGCGGCCCGGCACGCGATCGGGCGGATCGCCGACATCACCGCCGACAAGCACATGGAGGGCGTGCGCCTCACCCGCTGGCTGCTCTCGCCGATCCCGACGTTCCTCCTCTGGCGCCGGATGAAGCTGTGGGAGCTGCGTTCCTACGAGCAGGTCATCAAGCTGGAGCAGGACCGTCTCGTCTACCAGGCCCGCCTGCACTCCCGGTTCGGCCGCGCCTGGAAGCGCAAGGCCCCGGTCGAGTCCCTGATGCCGCTGCGGCTGGCCCGCTACGGCGTCCCGCTGGCGGAGACGGCTCCGTCGGGTCTGGCCGCGGCGGGCATCGAACCCGTGCTGCTGCCTCCGGCGCCCGCGCCGGTGGCGGAGCCCGCCCCGCGGCCGGCTCCCTCGCCGGTGCCGGTCCAGGCCGCTCCCGCCCCGCAGCAGCGCGAGCTGGAGATCTCGGCTCCTGCTCAGGAACCCGTGCAGGAAGAGAACCCGTGGTTCCCGCCGCCCAGGGAGGTCGTCTACGAGGGCGGCTACGACCCCTCGTTCGAGCCCCCG
Above is a genomic segment from Streptomyces sp. R21 containing:
- a CDS encoding DUF2637 domain-containing protein; the protein is MHRILIGVVVSGAVVIAGIGFAGSYAAVRALALKKGFGDFSYVFPIGIDAGICVLLALDLLLTWIRIPFPLLRQTAWLLTAATIAFNGAAAWPDPLGVGMHAVIPVLFVVSVEAARHAIGRIADITADKHMEGVRLTRWLLSPIPTFLLWRRMKLWELRSYEQVIKLEQDRLVYQARLHSRFGRAWKRKAPVESLMPLRLARYGVPLAETAPSGLAAAGIEPVLLPPAPAPVAEPAPRPAPSPVPVQAAPAPQQRELEISAPAQEPVQEENPWFPPPREVVYEGGYDPSFEPPHDPAYSPEQEAWQWYDEQHQAQAAGPSAEETGSFPIPAGAGDRTRQLGEGGGAPQAPEPDEESYYQVFKQSINGSYPTPRELIGNVEAEFGLSLPAEDAKRMVNRFTNRHNAELEEDHIA